From Schistocerca cancellata isolate TAMUIC-IGC-003103 chromosome 6, iqSchCanc2.1, whole genome shotgun sequence, a single genomic window includes:
- the LOC126190934 gene encoding SAP30-binding protein isoform X1, whose amino-acid sequence MLNTHRSRVLKGNNMSGPSLALASLTATYTDSEAEDEAGEEENSPGASSVNSVVSNTATPPATAPITTTTTQVSIVSSKVARLVSYHDETVVSDDDEEGGQRVSVGSEEPEDGGETPAANPADVNDVILFSEPKGRCSNELQEKISRLHEKMMSSGLDMNHVIQQRKDFRNPSIYEKLIQFCSINELGTNYPAHAYDPLRWGKESFYEELARVQKAEMERREKERREKTRVEFVSGTAKRPAGGAGSGEEDKMRRKSKWDQVGTLLASNTTAAGAQAGILKPGLVQQPALTTSATGTKGTVISAFGSLPKKPRI is encoded by the exons GAAACAATATGTCTGGCCCAAGTCTTGCCCTCGCCTCGTTGACAGCCACTTACACTGATTCAGAGGCAGAAGATGAAGCAGGCGAGGAGGAAAATTCCCCAGGTGCTAGTAGCGTGAACTCTGTTGTATCCAACACAGCCACTCCTCCAGCCACAGCAcctattacaacaacaacaacccaagttTCTATTGTGAGCAGCAAAGTTGCCCGCCTTGTGTCGTACCACGATGAAACTGTGGTATCAGACGACGACGAGGAAGGCGGTCAGCGCGTGTCAGTGGGCAGCGAGGAGCCTGAAGATGGAGGCGAGACTCCTGCTGCAAACCCAGCAGATGTGAATGATGTTATATTGTTTTCTGAACCAAAGGGTCGTTGTTCAAATGAATTGCAagaaaaaattagtagactgcatGAAAAGATGATGTCTTCTGGTTTGGACATGAATCATGTGATACAACAGCGGAAG GACTTTCGGAACCCAAGTATTTATGAGAAGCTGATTCAGTTCTGCAGTATCAATGAACTCGGCACAAACTATCCCGCACATGCGTACGATCCATTGCGCTGGGGAAAAGAATCATTTTACGAGGAACTGGCACGTGTTCAGAAGGCAGAAATGGAGCGTCGAGAAAAGGAGAGGCGTGAGAAGACTCGTGTTGAATTTGTTTCTGGGACAGCCAAACGTCCTGCTGGAGGTGCAGGGTCAGGGGAGGAGGATAAAATGCGTCGGAAATCAAAATGGGACCAAGTGGGTACATTATTGGCATCCAATACGACAGCTGCTGGTGCACAAGCTGGCATTCTAAAGCCGGGTCTTGTTCAGCAGCCTGCACTAACTACTTCAGCAACTGGTACCAAAGGGACTGTAATTTCAGCATTTGGATCTCTGCCTAAGAAACCACGAATATAA
- the LOC126190934 gene encoding SAP30-binding protein isoform X2: MSGPSLALASLTATYTDSEAEDEAGEEENSPGASSVNSVVSNTATPPATAPITTTTTQVSIVSSKVARLVSYHDETVVSDDDEEGGQRVSVGSEEPEDGGETPAANPADVNDVILFSEPKGRCSNELQEKISRLHEKMMSSGLDMNHVIQQRKDFRNPSIYEKLIQFCSINELGTNYPAHAYDPLRWGKESFYEELARVQKAEMERREKERREKTRVEFVSGTAKRPAGGAGSGEEDKMRRKSKWDQVGTLLASNTTAAGAQAGILKPGLVQQPALTTSATGTKGTVISAFGSLPKKPRI; encoded by the exons ATGTCTGGCCCAAGTCTTGCCCTCGCCTCGTTGACAGCCACTTACACTGATTCAGAGGCAGAAGATGAAGCAGGCGAGGAGGAAAATTCCCCAGGTGCTAGTAGCGTGAACTCTGTTGTATCCAACACAGCCACTCCTCCAGCCACAGCAcctattacaacaacaacaacccaagttTCTATTGTGAGCAGCAAAGTTGCCCGCCTTGTGTCGTACCACGATGAAACTGTGGTATCAGACGACGACGAGGAAGGCGGTCAGCGCGTGTCAGTGGGCAGCGAGGAGCCTGAAGATGGAGGCGAGACTCCTGCTGCAAACCCAGCAGATGTGAATGATGTTATATTGTTTTCTGAACCAAAGGGTCGTTGTTCAAATGAATTGCAagaaaaaattagtagactgcatGAAAAGATGATGTCTTCTGGTTTGGACATGAATCATGTGATACAACAGCGGAAG GACTTTCGGAACCCAAGTATTTATGAGAAGCTGATTCAGTTCTGCAGTATCAATGAACTCGGCACAAACTATCCCGCACATGCGTACGATCCATTGCGCTGGGGAAAAGAATCATTTTACGAGGAACTGGCACGTGTTCAGAAGGCAGAAATGGAGCGTCGAGAAAAGGAGAGGCGTGAGAAGACTCGTGTTGAATTTGTTTCTGGGACAGCCAAACGTCCTGCTGGAGGTGCAGGGTCAGGGGAGGAGGATAAAATGCGTCGGAAATCAAAATGGGACCAAGTGGGTACATTATTGGCATCCAATACGACAGCTGCTGGTGCACAAGCTGGCATTCTAAAGCCGGGTCTTGTTCAGCAGCCTGCACTAACTACTTCAGCAACTGGTACCAAAGGGACTGTAATTTCAGCATTTGGATCTCTGCCTAAGAAACCACGAATATAA